A window from Salvia miltiorrhiza cultivar Shanhuang (shh) chromosome 2, IMPLAD_Smil_shh, whole genome shotgun sequence encodes these proteins:
- the LOC131011862 gene encoding aspartic proteinase Asp1-like — translation MHRELYLKALVLFLLTWIAAAAYQPHTISKSIFKSGRSFRSSVIFPVSGNVYPKGYYHVTMNVGQPPKPYFLDIDTGSDLTWLQCDAPCTKCTPAPHSLYKPKRNLITCLDPVCVSLNGPGNPKCQSPEEQCDYEVDYADHGSSLGVMVKDSFPLRFTNGTIVAPKLAFGCGYNQEVQDTAHLPYTDGVLGLGIGKSSILAQLRNMGLIRNVIGHCLSRQGGGFLFFGDDFLPDSGIVWTPLLSKSKYYSLGPANLQIGGQATNIKGLPIVFDSGSTYTYFSSQAYNALVSLIKGSLNEKQLTDAAEDESLPICWKGAKPFKSILDAANYFKPLALSFTNAKNVQLQLPPESYLVVTEQGSVCLGILNGGEVGLEDMNVIGDIFLQDKLVIYDNERQQVGWAPANCNKLPNVDRDYKGDFDLLNDAGIDGILGDVCPARFRFWKR, via the exons ATGCATAGAGAGTTGTACCTCAAAGCATTGGTGTTGTTCCTTTTGACATGGATTGCAGCTGCCGCATACCAGCCTCACACAATCAGCAAAAGCATCTTCAAATCTGGCAGAAGCTTTCGCTCCTCCGTGATTTTCCCTGTCTCTGGAAATGTTTATCCAAAAGG GTACTATCATGTAACAATGAATGTGGGCCAGCCTCCCAAACCATACTTTCTTGATATCGATACTGGCAGTGACCTTACATGGCTTCAGTGTGATGCACCTTGCACGAAATGCACCCCG GCTCCTCACAGTCTTTACAAACCCAAAAGAAACCTTATCACATGCCTCGACCCTGTGTGTGTCTCGCTTAATGGCCCAGGGAACCCGAAATGTCAATCACCGGAGGAGCAGTGTGATTACGAGGTTGATTATGCCGACCATGGTTCATCTTTGGGCGTGATGGTTAAGGACTCGTTTCCTCTAAGATTTACCAATGGTACCATTGTTGCTCCAAAGCTGGCATTTGG ATGTGGATACAACCAAGAAGTTCAAGACACTGCCCATCTACCTTACACTGATGGAGTCCTCGGACTAGGCATTGGCAAATCGAGCATCTTAGCTCAGCTACGGAACATGGGTTTGATACGAAATGTCATTGGTCACTGTCTGAGCCGACAAGGTGGAGGGTTTCTCTTCTTTGGAGATGATTTTCTCCCTGATTCAGGGATCGTTTGGACACCATTATTGAGCAAATC GAAATACTACTCTTTAGGACCCGCGAACCTCCAGATTGGTGGCCAAGCTACTAATATTAAGGGCCTTCCCATAGTTTTCGATAGTGGAAGCACTTATACTTACTTCAGCTCTCAAGCATACAACGCTCTGGTTTCTTTG ATAAAAGGCAGCTTAAACGAGAAGCAACTGACAGATGCAGCTGAGGATGAAAGCCTTCCCATCTGTTGGAAAGGTGCTAAACCCTTCAAATCGATTCTTGATGCTGCTAACTACTTCAAGCCTTTGGCTCTGAGCTTCACAAATGCCAAAAATGTTCAGCTTCAGCTGCCTCCGGAATCTTACCTTGTCGTTACA GAACAAGGGAGTGTCTGCTTAGGCATTCTGAACGGTGGAGAGGTCGGGTTAGAAGATATGAACGTGATCGGAG ACATTTTTCTGCAGGACAAACTGGTGATCTACGACAACGAGAGGCAGCAAGTGGGATGGGCGCCAGCAAACTGCAACAAGCTTCCAAA cGTGGATCGTGATTACAAGGGGGATTTTGATCTGCTTAATGATGCCGGCATTGATGGTATCTTGGGAGATGTTTGCCCCGCGAGATTCAGATTCTGGAAGCGTTAG
- the LOC131009647 gene encoding uncharacterized protein At2g29880-like has protein sequence MGDSQPQDSKKRAVYEAWTQKQSDALLRILAESAIKGWRDNSGIFSKATVEEMILPVLNEKLRSNKNYNHYQSRIKWFKSRWNAYSTLLKFNSGFGYDNDTKKFTAPDEVWDAYIEAHPKDAYLRTGSFSDYDELRLAVGNGVAVGRNAIGVGSATDARTIGVDESRGPLIEELNYDTATEAFVVLAEDDPPLSASKSPLEPTEVPVESTQRRAPAKRSRGQFETNSGHTENSSHQELMVEIKKVTSTMDRVESLFVKRDTMMEKREKEKSFTTWDAIEEIPDLSEEDRYTAFDLLVTKSQKDGFMKMTVPQRKRWIEFKTRK, from the exons atgggAGACTCTCAACCACAAGATTCCAAAAAAAGGGCAGTGTATGAAGCATGGACGCAGAAACAAAGTGATGCCTTGTTACGAATTCTGGCTGAATCTGCAATTAAGGGATGGCGCGATAATAGTGGTATATTTAGCAAAGCAACAGTAGAGGAAATGATATTGCCTGTTCTCAATGAAAAACTTAGGtccaataaaaattataatcactaCCAAAGTCGTATCAAATGGTTTAAGAGCCGTTGGAATGCGTATTCAACACTGTTGAAGTTTAACTCTGGTTTTGGTTATGACAACGACACCAAAAAATTCACGGCCCCAGATGAAGTATGGGATGCGTATATAGAG gCTCACCCAAAAGATGCATACTTACGCACTGGGAGTTTTTCGGATTATGATGAATTGAGGCTTGCTGTTGGAAACGGTGTAGCTGTAGGAAGAAACGCAATTGGAGTGGGCAGTGCTACCGATGCTAGGACAATAGGAGTTGATGAAAGTAGAGGTCCGCTCATAGAAGAGTTGAATTACGATACTGCTACTGAGGCGTTTGTAGTACTGGCTGAAGATGATCCACCGTTATCCGCCTCCAAATCACCTTTGGAGCCCACTGAAGTGCCTGTAGAGTCCACTCAGAGAAGAGCTCCCGCCAAAAGAAGCAGAGGCCAGTTTGAGACAAATTCAGGCCACACTGAAAATAGTTCGCATCAGGAGCTCATggtagaaattaaaaaagtcACTAGCACAATGGATCGAGTTGAAAGCCTCTTCGTGAAACGAGATACTATGATggagaaaagagaaaaggaaaaaagtttTACAACTTGGGATGCTATTGAAGAAATTCCTGATTTGAGTGAAGAGGACCGCTACACGGCATTTGACTTGCTTGTTACAAAGTCACAAAAAGATGGATTTATGAAAATGACTGTTCCTCAACGCAAAAGATGGATAGAATTCAAGACTAGGAAATAG
- the LOC131009644 gene encoding uncharacterized protein LOC131009644 codes for MNYEDKINIAIEEDIDEELEDEIETEMEIELYVHARQLMEAAKIIREKAHVDDTRYTTVEEMLATFLIIVGHNDRYCNVRNRFGRSHFATSQNFNKILRALNTIAPDMMVKPTGAIPAKIRKSTRFYPYFKDCIGAIDGTHIPATIIGKDVSCYRNRHGVNSQNVLAACNFDLQFIYVLSGWEGSAHDSKILSDALSRTNGLHVPQGKYFLVDCGFANRRQFLAPLRGVRYHLKDFGGDGRNPRNADELFNLRHASLRNVIERIFGIFKSRFTIFKTAPPFPFQTQAELVLACAGLHNFLRKECRSDEFPVEVEEGNVAADVENDADILDYLSQSQLSQRNEANAWRTSIANAMWENRQITETDQDTQAETEDNS; via the exons ATGAATTATGAAGATAAAATTAACATTGCAATTGAAGAAGACATAGATGAAGAACTTGAGGATGAAATCGAAACAGAGATGGAGATTGAACTTTATGTTCATGCTAGGCAACTGATGGAAGCAGCTAAG ATCATTAGGGAGAAAGCTCATGTGGATGATACACGATATACAACTGTTGAAGAAATGTTGGCAACATTCCTCATCATTGTAGGGCACAACGATCGTTATTGTAACGTTCGTAATAGGTTTGGTCGTTCGCATTTTGCTACTAGTCAGAACTTCAACAAAATATTGAGAGCATTGAACACCATAGCACCGGACATGATGGTTAAGCCGACTGGCGCAATACCCGCTAAAATTCGGAAAAGTACCAGATTTTATCCTTACTTCAAG GATTGTATCGGGGCTATAGATGGCACTCATATCCCGGCCACGATAATAGGTAAAGACGTGAGTTGTTATCGTAACCGTCATGGGGTGAATTCGCAAAATGTTTTGGCAGCTTGCAACTTTGATTTGCAGTTCATCTATGTGCTTAGTGGATGGGAAGGCTCAGCCCATGattccaaaattttaagtgATGCGTTGTCTAGAACAAATGGACTCCACGTGCCTCAAGGTAAATATTTTCTAGTAGATTGTGGATTTGCTAATCGTCGTCAGTTTTTGGCTCCGTTACGTGGCGTTCGATATCATCTCAAAGATTTCGGTGGTGACGGTCGTAATCCAAGAAATGCAGATGAGTTGTTCAATCTTCGACACGCATCATTGCGAAACGTGATTGAACGCATTTTTGGAATCTTCAAATCACgtttcacaattttcaaaacaGCTCCTCCGTTCCCTTTTCAGACACAAGCAGAGTTAGTTTTGGCTTGTGCTGGATTGCATAACTTTCTCCGAAAGGAGTGTCGTTCTGATGAATTTCCAGTCGAagttgaagaaggaaatgttgcaGCAGATGTTGAAAACGATGCAGACATTTTGGATTATCTTTCTCAAAGCCAGCTGTCTCAGAGGAATGAAGCTAATGCATGGAGAACAAGTATTGCTAATGCTATGTGGGAAAATAGACAAATAACTGAAACCGATCAAGACACACAGGCGGAGACCGAAGATAATAGTTAG